The sequence CCCGAAATGTCCGGAGGAGAGCGAACTTTCCATTGGCTGCGCCAAGGCGTCCAATCGGAAGAGGCCCGCTGTGAGCGAACAGGCGGACGAGCCAACGGCTTTTTCTtttgaatcgggggggggggggcagagcgaGAGGCGCCTCCCGGGACGGACGGACAGACCGACGCCCctgcgctcgctcgctctctccggCGGACGCCCGCGCGGGAGTTGGCGCGCCTCTCTTCTGTTCTACCGAAGGTCGCCGCCGCCGTCTCGCCCTCCGGGGCGGAAGAGTGAGACCGCGGGCGCCATGAGCCCTCCGCTCACCGGCCTGGGGTGGagctccgccgccgccgcggcccCCGCGGGATGGACTCCGGTGAGGGACGAGACCCCCCAGGGCGGCCCCGGGTGACCCCGTCCCCCCTCTGCGCTTCCTCGGGGCTCGTCTCCGTCGCTGCCTCCGAGGGGCCCCCGGGTCGCGCGGCCCCTTCCTTCGCCTTCCCGGCGCGTCCTGAAAGGACGTCTaagcagaaggagggagggagggagagagagaaaaccatcCTAACGCGCCTTTTATTTTTACCTCCATCTTGAGGTTGGTTAATTCTAGCTAGAGACGCGCCCAAATTTTCAGTACCAGGTGAGCGACAAGGAAGAGCGCCCCGAGGAAATGCAGAAGGAGCTACAGAAGATTGAGAGCCGTCCGTCTGTTGGGCGTCGAGGGAGCCAGGCGTGGGGGCGGGGAACAGCCCAAACCCTCTTGGTTTTAGAGATTAAGCTCTGCGTCTTTAGTGAAGAGATAATAGTGGCCtgctttgcagggctgttgtgaggaccaTTTATAATTTAATTCTATACGAAGTGCTTTTGAACAGGAATTCAAAATATTATTGTTCTGCTGGGGGCATCTTGAGGAGCCCAGGGCTGAATGGAGCTTTGGAGTGGGCAGCTGCTAGAGGCCGTACTTAGACGTGACAGTGCTGCTATAGTATTTTATACCAATGAATTGCTAGGTCCTCTGGTATTTTAGACTGAATAAGAACCTGAGGCTCCACTTTCGGACATTATAGCCCCTCTTTCTAGCATATGTATAgttctcttctgcattattattattattattattattattattattatcatcatgtcTGCTGGCTATCTTGCAGCCCTGAATACAAAGACCAGGTGAACATAGCTCATCTGTCAACCAAGCTAAGCAGATGATAATTAAAGGTCATCTGACAGTTTGGCAACAGATTCTTGACTTGGTTTCAGTTAGTCAGCAACATGTATGCGCCCTTCATCATTGTTGCAGTGTTGACGTTTCACTCCACGCACATTAAACTGGTTTGGCTACAGTGTGGCCTGGCTTGTTCATCCAGTAACTTCTTGCTTCCTGGTGTtctgagctgtagtccaaaggtTACAAAACCATGGACTGGTTTGCTTTCTGCCCCACCCACGCCACTGTGTCCATCCTTCACACCTGCTTGTGTCATTGTTCTATTTAATAAGCAGCACCTGTTCTGCAGGAGAGTTCCTGTGGCACAATTTCTTTAAAACATGGCTTTTTAAGGCTCTgtggatttattattattgttataaggCTCTGTGGATATTAACTTGCAATATCTATTTTCTCCCTGTGACCCTTTCTCAAGCAAATAGATCAAGACAGTCCTTTTGCCTGTCGCTTCATAGATGTTTTGATCTCTCCTGCTGTCTCTAGATCACATCCACTGTAGAAGGAGCACCTGCAAACTTTGGAAAGGGATTTGCACAGAAATCTGGTTACTTCCTATGCTCTACATCAGCTATAAACAGTGAGGTAAGGAGGATGCCAGGGTTGCGGAGAGAAGCTTGGTGCCAGtaatgtcaggactggtcgtcGTCCTCTTccgatcaccacacaaacgcttcttgttcttttataactttttattgtgtattaacaaacaaacttttaaacGCTCCTTATCTTTAACTATTCTTCCTCAGTCActtatttcagataccttctgagctctgcttcttggTGActagccactctcaaaatggcgaaggcgcccttccttTCATTTCCCACTCTTTTTCCtaccctcctggctagagctggcttgtatctcccctcctccgaatctggGCTAGAACTGAACccctgcctttcctgggaacagccggtccctccctgttgttcctcttgctctcttctgttagattcactgctctcctcccccccttggggaaaacattctccctctgggaaactggaaacttctaactcttccctgacaagtAACTCAGTGCTGCTGGACTTTATGAATTCTGCTTCTTTTCAGAACCCCACAGGAGATGTACTTTATGATGTCATAATCCTGAGTGAGAAAACCCCACTGCCTTACGGATACACTTACGCTAAGGAATTTTTGGATCCCAGTAAGTCTGCCTATTCATTGATACTGTTTTGGTATAAATCAGTTTATAACAACAGGTCTTCAGCACAAACTAACCAAGAATAGCTTACATTTCCATGTATGTATCTAAGAAACTTTGTGGTCCTGGGCTACAACAGCTATCCTGTAGGGTTAGCTTGTATCCCTTTGACCCAGCATAGGCAAGctcaggccctccagatgtttgggattacaattcccatcatccctgaccactggtcctgctagctagggatgatgggaattgtagtcccaaacatctggagagctggagtttgcctatgcctgcctatgACTTATTACATAAGTGTGTGTTGCTGTTATAACAGTGTAGAACAAAACCTTTGTTGCTTCCCTCTGTgaaggagccttcccagacctgctgaaaggcAGTTATTTAAACTGCTTTAAACAACATATTTggacctggccaatatggccaactattgcccagtctcaaatcttccattcttgggcaaggtgattgagcaggggattgctgaacaactccaggcacacctgcaggatgtggaccatttggatcccttccagttcggattcaggcctcatcatgggactgaaaccgcCTTGGTCGACGATCTCTGGCAGgccagggacaaaggtgaaagctgtttcctagttcttctGGTTTTCtgagcggcctttgataccatcgaccatgacatccttctggaccatgtAGAACAgtgctgggggcactgttatacagtgattCCGCTCCTtcttcctgggccgtgttcagaaagtggtggtgggggatgagtgttcagacccctgggctctcacttgtggggtgcctcagggttccgtcctctcccccatgctttttagcatctacatgcagccgctgggagagattatcagggggtttgggctgggtgttcatcaatatgcggatgatgcccagctctacctttcttttaaattggaaccagtgaaggcggtgaaggtcctgtgtgagtgcctgaaggtggttggaggatggatggcggctaacagattgaggttaaatcttgacaagacagaagtactgttttgcggggacaggaggcaggctggtgtggaggactccctggtcctgaatggggtaactgtgcccctgaaggaccaggtgcgtagcctgggagtcattctggactcacagctgtccacggaggcgcaggtcaattctgtgtccagggcagttgtcttccagctccatctggtacgcagactgAAACCctaactgtcttgccagagtggtgcatgctctagttatctcccgcttggactactgcaatgcgttctatgtggggctacttttgaaggtgacccagaaactacaactaatccagaatgtggcagctagactggtgactgggagtggctgccgagatcatataacaccggtcttgaaagacctacattggctcccagtacgtttctgagcacatttcaaagtgttggtgctgacctttaaagccctaaatggccttggtccagtatacctgaaggagcatctccacctccatcgttctgcccggagactgaggtccagctccgagggccttctggcggttccttcgcagcaagaagccaggttacagggaaccaggcagagggccttctcggtagtggcacctgccttgtggaacgccctcccaccagatgtcaaagagaaaaacaactaccaaacttttagaaggcagccctgtttagggaagcttttaatgtttaagtgGCTTTCTGATTGTTGAGGCTATTTTTCTACATCTCTTTTTAAAGCTATTAAGACTTCTGTCTCTTAATAGCTTTGGTCACTTTAGCAGTATTGCAGCTTACAGCTTTAAGATAACAAAATTCCATTCCTGTGGATACAGTGTCAGCTAGCAACGTAGCTTTTAATTTCTTAAACACATTCTTGTCAAAGGGGGGAAAATCCACTTAAAGCTTCACAGAGGATCCCCTTGTCTGTTTAAAACTTTCTCATTTCACACCATAAATCCTGCTTTTTGTCATTTTTTCTCAACGCCTTAAACAGTAGCTTTCTTTCCTTTATTATGAAAAGCAGTTAACTCACCAGGTGTCAGTTTTCACTGACAGACACAGAAACTCTTTTAGGTTGTAAATTAtcccattctgaagaaaattaaGAAAGGGAGGCGTTTTTGTGGCTTTATAGTGTGGTTTGGGCAAGATGATGGTCCTCTGCTTCCAGTCACTTGACCCACAGGGAAGGAAAACAACCCTCTGGCAGAGAGGAAAAACTTTTCAAAGCAAGAGGGTAATCCCTTTATTTCAACTTTTCGGAGGGAAAGCTGCCAGCCAAATGTGCATGCAATACCTACCTCCATAGGTAAGGAGCCAATGAAAGACTTTCAATCCACCATGATTCCTCCCTTGGAAGTCCATTCCTGTTACAGCTTTGGTTGGTCATTTAGTTCTTTTCTTGATCCTCCATGGGGGAACTTTGTACTGCCTCTCATTTTTTAATTAGTTATGATGATAATGGATAATGGAACAATAAACTACTTCTTGaggatatttttcttttttgccctcgGGCACAGATGAACTTTACACATGTAAATGGGAACCAAATCATTTTCTCATGTTCCACATGGCCTTGTGACTGGGACAAGGCAGAACTGTGCAAGTTTGTTCAGCTTAGTTTTGActcatatataccatatttttcgctctataggacgcacttttccccctccaaaaatgaaggggaaatgtgtgtgcgtcctatggagcgaatgcaggctccttggcttcaccgcgacgcgcctgtcctggaagctggaggaggaacagaagggtctcctgttcctcctcctgcttcgcagcgacgcgcctgtccagcgaagcccgaggaggaacagaagggtcttcttctgttccttctccagcttcgctgaagggcgctgccccttctccctctctgcgcagcgcctctcctgtgaaggaggggcgctgcgcagagagagagaaggcgcagtgccccttcagcgacgcgtctgtcctggcttctgctttagccctgcgcagcctctttgggcagggggagccttcatcccgctgccctgaagaggcttggcgcggttaccccagaagccagaacagccacacggtatcccagaagccagatccctcttgctgttctggcttctggggttcagaataattttttcttgttttccgcctcccaaaactaggtgcgccctatggtccggtgcgcactatggtgcgaaaaatacggtagctgcccAAACTCAAAACTACTGCATTTGTGaacctattatttatttaacaatattTGAATACTGTTTCCTTAGGCTAAGTGGCTCCTATACCTGAAGTATCCCTTAAAGATGCTGACCTTTCTGCTGAGGCAGAAGATGCTGTAAAGATATTTGATCATAGTCTTTGTATATTTCTTTATAAACCCTAATAaagacatatttatttatttattttaaataatctaAAAGAAGACACACAGGAAAAGGGAGGAAGAATGTTCATCTCATAATTGAGATATATCAAAAGTTAGGTTTGAGGACTGAATCTGTTCTAAGTTTATTTTGTAATTATTGAAAGTAACCGATTTCCAGCAGATTAAATTACTACAGCATGTTTACCCGTGAGCAGGTATTTCATGCATCATAAAACTAGCCAAGCACTGTTCTGCGAGAAAGCAAACGGAGCCTGATTTTTCTGATCCTGGAATCTGTGGCTCTTGTCTTAACTGTGAGAACAAATATGGAAAAACACCTGCTCCACATAAGAACAGTGTTCAAATAAAATTGAGTCGTAATTGAATCTCTCTGTGTGGGGAAGGACACATGTCATTTGCATATTATTTTACCTTCCCCTCCACCTTTGGATGCATAAGCCCATCTAAGGAAGGCAAGGTGTTGGTGTTATTCTGATGTCATTTGGGTATAatctcctcttcctgcttccctgctgcagaaaCCTCCCTCTCCAAGAAGAAGAGACTGTGCGTCAAGCTGATTCCATTGACTGCAGCTGAAACAGCTGTGTTTGACATCTTGCTGAGTAGCAAACATAAAGTGATCCCAAATTATATGCGGATAGGGTGAGGCACTCAATCTATAGTCATTGTTCTCATGTTGTAGCTCTTGGGAGACATGCTTTTGTTCTAACCATATTCTTCTCATCTAGGGAAATGAGTGGATTAGCACTTTGGTGTAAAAAGGAGCACATTCTCAAGCCCAAGCCCCTTCCCAAGCCACGGAAAGTGAGCCTAGAAATGAAGCACCTTTCATTAGAACCAGATGGGTAAGTTTTGGACTTGCTGTAGATTATGTCCAACTTTTGTCACAAGCACATCATTCTTGATGTTATGTGAGCCACCATGATTTCCCATCTTCACTGGGATAGGCTCTATCCTATAGAAAGTAAAACGCTAGGCCAGATTCTTGAACCACCCAAATGCCAATTGTTCTCACCTGCTTTTCTCAGTTTTAACGTTCATTCACAAAAAGAGATCAACTAAGTTGCCAGACCAGATTGCCACCTGTTGGTTCAGGGTGTTTGAGCTTTCGGCACATGCGTTCCAGCTTCCAGGCTTCTGTGGGAGGCAAATTGCTGGTGAGGATAAGCATGAACTGTGGCAGAGAGCCTGTTACCTCTGTCCCCTTTATTTGCATAGGGTGGGCAGCAGATGGAAATTTTACCAGCACCATAACAACTGTCTTAATGTTTCTAAAACTGGATGTATGGCTTCTTTtattaacaacaaaaaataatctCTGGAAGGAGAGGTGTAGCTGTTAATCTAGTTTTGTGTGTAAACTAAATTGAAACCCCTAATTTACCCATCTTACCATTACAGCTGTCCTGAATCTTTGCCAATAAGTACATGGTACCACTGAATTAGTGGGGCAGACCAGTGACCAATGCTTTTTGTAATCCTTTTTTAATTAGAGCTGATTTATGGTGGTAGAGGCAGGACTATGATGATGTTGATGGTGATAATATTTATgtaacccatctggctgggtttcccaacatTGGCTTTTCATCCCACTTTAGCTTATTGACTAAAAATAGTTGGGTGCACTTAGCTTCTGCCCTTATAAATTTATACCCCCGTTTCATTTTGCACtattactttgtttttgttttttataatatttttattaagttttcaacaaaagtattaaaatattataaaaaattacAGGATTGTTTATGGCATATAATATTTTGATGTTAATCCATTCTGTCCTGGTGACTTCCCTATCTTTGCTTATTTGATTGCATCGGCTTCCTCAGAGATATTTAATAGTGCatttaatataattttggtttaatacagtggtacctcgggttacaaacacctctggttacaaacacttcaggttacagactctgctaacccggaagtagtacctcgggttgagaactttgccccaggatgagaacagaaatcatgtgctggcagcgcggcagcagcaggaggccccattagctaaagtggtacctcaggttaagaacggacctccagaacgaattaagttcgtaaccagaggcatCACTATATAAAACCACTCCTCACTTCTTAGTTTTGTCTGAAGTTATAAATTCCATTCCAATTCTTTTATTTATCAAGACTCTTCTTGTCAACAAATATCTTCCTACCAGCCATTTTAATTGTCAATTATTAAcgccttgttttttcttttctttcttcttgcttATCTATACTATGCTTTTCTTCCTCACCTCCTACCACTCCCTCTGGTTCTGTCAACGGTTTAGTCTCTCCTAACTCCTTTCGCTATGTCCTCAAAAATTTCTGGGCCTCCTCTATGTCAGTGAATCTACGTTTCTTGTTTTTGTATGTGAAGGAAATCCCTTCTGGAAATTTCCATCGATACAGTATTATGTGGTTTCTCAGGGCATCTGTCAGAAATGTATAATTAAAGTGTTTTTAAAGAAGGCATGCAGGAATTTCCTTCAGGATAATAATATTTTTACCTCCAATTTGCAATCTGTTCATATAATTGGTTTGTATTATTCTATCCTTAATAGATCTTGAGTTAAAGGTCACCAGACAATCTCCTGGCAATTTTTTAATCTGCAAATTTTGAATTCACCTGTCAATTGAACCATCCAAGAATTCTTGTTCAATTTGTAGCCATTTTGCTAACACCTCAGTTAAATATTCTCTTAAACCCTGTTTGCCTTCTTCTGGGACACCTCTCAGCCTAAGAACCAATTCCCTCTGTTTCATTTCCAAATTGATTTTTTGCAGGTTTGCATTATCACTGTGTAACAATTTCCTCTGATTGCCATATTgcattttaactgtattttaatatttcaaaatattGATGGTTTTTATAAAGGAACAATAGTAATGGCAGTCAGAAAATTTGAGATGACTAGGTGGAAGCTGACTGCATCGGCACCCCCAAGTTAAGGCAAAGAAGTTGTTTCCCATTCCCTGGAGCCTTCTGTAGGTATATGGTTGTATCCATTGCTACTTCAGCTCAAAAAatcagatccattaatttcactgggtttaCGCTGAGTTTTTAAGTTAGTTTGCTACAACCCTTAGCTTTTTGTTGTATTAGCCAGTCAGAGctggtgacacccccccccccgtttccggATGGTGAGCAGCAGCCTTGATTATGACATGCTGTGCTTTGAAGAAGCTGCAGGTATCTCCAAGGCTCAGCAGGACAAAGAACCAACCCATGGTCTCATTAGCTGTGGATGGGGGCACATCCTATCATACTGAGTCACTGCAAGGCTCAGTGAGTGAATCTTgccagaataaaaaaaaagttatttgctGTCTGCATTTGTTCACAACATGCAACCCCAAACAAATTGGAAAAATACTACAGAGAAAGCTAGCATAGAAGATGAGAAATCCATTGTGTGGCACTCTTGAGAGAGTCTGGCTTGTAATTCATCAGGAGTCTTTATAAGATTGCTGTGAACAACTTTCTAATCTAATCCTGCAGTGTAGTCCTTCCATCAGAAAAGCCTGTGGTTCCACCCGGTCCCAAAAGGCAACCTACCCTGAAGCGGAATGAATCTATCTATGACACTTCAAACGTCTATGGCATCTCAGGTAGGTATCCAGAATTGTATGGGCTGAGGCACTAAAACTTAGTTTGCTTTGTGTGAGTTGCTTTTTCCTTGAGAGCTCTCTCACTACTTTGCTCAGGAGCAGAGATTGCTTCTTTTTCAGAACCTGTCTTGcacagactcttgggctgctcTTGCTTTCATAGGAAAATGGCAAAACAGCATTGTGATTGAGTGGAGCATTTTGTCCTGTAGATGAGGGGTGGCAAATGTTTCCTTGTCCTTTACACTGTCACATGAATAACCTaactctttttctccctcttagCCATGGATGGAGTGCCCTTCACCCTGCACCCCAAGTTTGAGAGCAGCATCTCCAAGGGCACAAATGTAAGAATTAGTCTCAATTCCAAGTGTGTTGTCAGTACTGTAGGATCTGCCTTTAAGGGAAGATGGGGGTGGTAATCAGAACTTGTTTTCCAGAGGGAATGGTGGTAAGAGTTTTTAGTTGTGCCAATATTGGTTTTGAGGTGAGGTCTTGGGAAATTAAGATGTGGTGAGGCAAAAATAATTGCTTTGTTTGCTCTTTATTTTCTAGGCCTATTCTCTGTTTAAAAGCTTGCATATCAAATCTCTTGCCGATATTGAGAAAGAGGTAAGCAGCAGTTGAGGCTTTTCAATGTACTTAAGCTGTCCTTAAGAGAAATTTTGAGACTATCATTCCTGTGTTGTCTACTCTAGATAGAGTTGTGTGATGTGATATGATTTATAaaggctgttttgttttgctttcagtaCAACTATGGCTTTGTCGTCGAAAGAACTGCTGCTGCTAGACTCCCCCCCAGCATCTCCTAGCATCAGTAATTTGTTTGACAGTGTGCCTTTTTGCTATCCGGACTCCTAGCCCATTCACCACATAggtgttctttaaaaagaaataactaGCAGGTACATTACTTTAGCAGCTCAAGTTTGTAAATATAATCTTGCCTGATGGCAGCTAATGCTACCCCCTGTACTGTATTTCTTGCTGATAAGTATCAAACTTCTGTACAGTGTATATGTTTTACTTTCTATGCAAAGCACTACTTTTATGAGCAGAttttagctttacctttaaaaatattaatggCCTTTCTGAGTAGGCTGCCTCGTATATAATGAAAGTATGACTTCCATAGAAATACAACACTAATTTTAACTGAAAGTGAAATGAGAAGACTTCCAGCCCCAAACTCCCAGGATGTTGAATTGGGCACAATAGGAAAGGATTTTACCACAAAGAAAACTCCAGCCATATTTCAAAATGCATTGATTGCCATTTAATTACCAAATCCCATGACCACCTTTTGAGGAGTGTAGGGGTAGTATAAAAGTCAGCAGGTGCTGTCATGTCTGGGAAACAGGTGGAGCTTGCTGTAGCCCCCGGGGCATCGCCTTTGTTGTGGTTTCCAAAACAGCACAATGGGGAAGTCGCCTGCCAGTACCAAACTGGAGTAAGAGAGGGCTGTCCAAAGAATAAATATTCTTCTTGCAAAACTGTACAGTGGCTGTTCCTTTTTTTGCCAGGGATCTGTTCATCTCAAGAAGGCACTCTGAGCTTTGTGCTGCCAAGAAGAAACTGTAGGATTCTGTCTACAAGTAGGGCAGTGACAAAGTTTACCAGAAGAACTTGAGTGATCACCATCTTGAACTGCAATAGAAGGATAAAAAACCATGAATGTTCCCCAATAGCAACATTTATTCCACTACACTTTTTGGTGACTCGCCAAAAATAATTTTCTTGAGCTGAACTGAAATTGTGCCACTATCACAGTAACCTAAGGAAGCAACTTAAATAAGCTGGATTTGTGAACATATTCATGACTGGTTGGAAATATTGCATTGAGACCAAGTACAAAGTACATGTTTGCCACTTAATAGCTCACAATAGCTGAACTACAACACTGCCAACATCActattttgcggggggggggggggagcggcagCACAAAAAAGGTACATGTTCAGTTCTAGTTGTTATTCCTTTTGAGTACAGTTATCAGAGATCACATTTTAAGATATATGTATTTCCTTGAGTcactcagggatgatgagagttgcagccaaaacatccggagggcaccaggtcagAGAAGGATGATCTAGGCTCTCCCTGGTTAAGATGCAACTGCTAGCTACTTGCCAGTTGAACACACATTTCTGAAACTCCCCagtagaacccccccccccaaacacattcCCCAAGTAAAGACCTAGGAAGGATCCTGCCTACTCACCTCTGTTGGGATGTCTACCAGTCCAAACTGTTCATTGAACTCGGGAGAGGAGCCTGTCAAAAGGGCTACAATGGCCAGCCCAGAGAGAATGATGCTCCACAGCAGAGGCTTGTTTTCCCGCAGGCTTTCCATGAATGGATGGCCCTTGAGCAACAAAGACAAGGATGGAAAGGGCAGTCAAGAACCAGATTGCAGGTATCGCCAACCCAAATACTATCACCCCAAATAGTCGTTTTTTGTCTTCAACATACATGCATCTGGAGACTGGTTGCATGTTGCAGGCCAGAATAGCAATGTCTATTAGCTAGCCATTTATTTCATTAGCAAGATTTTTGTGAGGTTGAAGTTGATTTTAATCTCTCCTAGGCTGGGTGGTGGTGGGACTGGAACCAA comes from Podarcis raffonei isolate rPodRaf1 chromosome 2, rPodRaf1.pri, whole genome shotgun sequence and encodes:
- the MVB12A gene encoding multivesicular body subunit 12A — protein: MSPPLTGLGWSSAAAAAPAGWTPITSTVEGAPANFGKGFAQKSGYFLCSTSAINSENPTGDVLYDVIILSEKTPLPYGYTYAKEFLDPKTSLSKKKRLCVKLIPLTAAETAVFDILLSSKHKVIPNYMRIGEMSGLALWCKKEHILKPKPLPKPRKVSLEMKHLSLEPDGVVLPSEKPVVPPGPKRQPTLKRNESIYDTSNVYGISAMDGVPFTLHPKFESSISKGTNAYSLFKSLHIKSLADIEKEYNYGFVVERTAAARLPPSIS